The following coding sequences lie in one Pseudarthrobacter phenanthrenivorans Sphe3 genomic window:
- the tatC gene encoding twin-arginine translocase subunit TatC encodes MALWDHLKELKNRLIKSAVGVVIGGIGGWILYDPLLKALADPVNRISQQTGGLSAINFGTIASPFDFKLQMSLLIGVVISSPIWIYQLWAFITPGLTSKERRYTLGYMAAAVPLFLAGIWAGWLVVPQVVRALTQFTPDGSSSVIDARTYIEFVTRMVLVLGIAFLVPVVLVGINMAGVISGQTILKAWRITVFLVFVLAAIAAPGADAISMFMLAGPLLVLFFAAIGICLMNDKRRERRQAKRMAETEASADIATPGSELKNL; translated from the coding sequence ATGGCTCTTTGGGACCACCTCAAAGAGCTGAAAAACCGGCTGATCAAGTCGGCTGTCGGCGTCGTCATTGGCGGCATTGGAGGCTGGATACTTTACGATCCGCTGCTGAAGGCGCTGGCCGATCCGGTCAACCGCATCTCGCAGCAAACGGGCGGGCTTTCGGCGATCAACTTCGGGACCATCGCGTCCCCGTTCGACTTCAAGCTCCAGATGTCCCTGCTCATTGGCGTGGTCATCTCGAGCCCCATCTGGATCTACCAGCTCTGGGCGTTCATCACTCCCGGGCTTACCTCCAAGGAACGCCGGTACACCTTGGGGTACATGGCCGCGGCCGTCCCGCTGTTCCTTGCCGGGATCTGGGCCGGCTGGCTGGTGGTCCCGCAGGTGGTCCGCGCCCTGACGCAATTCACCCCTGACGGCTCCTCAAGCGTCATTGACGCAAGGACCTACATCGAGTTCGTCACCCGGATGGTCCTGGTGCTGGGCATTGCCTTCCTGGTCCCGGTGGTCCTCGTAGGCATCAACATGGCCGGCGTCATCTCCGGCCAGACCATCCTGAAAGCATGGCGGATCACGGTGTTCCTGGTGTTCGTCCTGGCCGCCATTGCAGCTCCGGGAGCGGACGCCATTTCGATGTTCATGCTGGCCGGCCCGCTGCTGGTGCTGTTCTTCGCTGCAATCGGGATCTGCCTCATGAATGACAAGCGCCGGGAACGCCGCCAGGCCAAGCGCATGGCCGAAACCGAGGCGTCCGCTGACATCGCCACCCCGGGCAGTGAGCTGAAGAACCTGTAA
- a CDS encoding DEAD/DEAH box helicase produces MSSNTGPTSAGPSAAGSQNFEELSPAERYRASAERRAEAATYLGAFIRTLDFELDDFQRQSCRSLQEGRGVLVAAPTGAGKTIVGEFAIYLALQRGLKAFYTTPIKALSNQKFTELSEKYGADKVGLLTGDTSINGDAPVVVMTTEVLRNMLYADSATLDDLGYVVMDEVHYLADRFRGAVWEEVIIHLPSEVQVVSLSATVSNAEEFGAWLDTVRGDTDIIVSEHRPVPLWQHVMVGRQIMDLFAGETTFDEIAPPVEEGETQPVSSAESSKGRGFEVNPDLLAVARSESQQSFRGRPGGPGGRGQRSRRGNDRPGRLGDDRGIRPASRPQVIASLDRMDLLPAITFIFSRAGCDAAVAQCVGSGLWLTTEKEQRIIAQRVDEAGHDIPPDDLDVLGFWTWRDGLIRGFAAHHAGMLPTFKEVVEKLFADGLVKAVFATETLALGVNMPARSVVLEKLDKFNGEAHVDITAGEYTQLTGRAGRRGIDVEGHAVVLWQPGTDPTAVAGLASRRTYPLNSSFRPTYNMSINLLAQFGRARAREILESSFAQFQADRSVVGLARQVRSREESLAGYAKSMTCHLGDFTEYARLRRELSDAENATSKTRSRARKSLNDDSLARLLPGDVVDVPGGRAPGPAIVLSSDHSSREPRPAVLTLDNQLRRIGTDDLEGPIAPVTRIRIPKSFNAKVPKSRRDLASSARNALRENRPPAPGNNRNHDFGLATTLPNQEKRIADLRRALRAHPCHGCSEREDHARWSERWWKLRRETDGLVRQIQGRTNTIAKTFDRVCDVLSAYGYLEPAADGRLSISPDGQRLRRIYGEKDLLISQSLRLGAFDDLDAAEVAALASVLVYQAKREDRGLRPRMPSVSLETSVDIVVREWSALEDVEEENKLPLTGEPELGLIWPVYKWARGRHLQDVLSGTDLAAGDFVRWVKQVVDLLDQLAKIPGLDPRLARLCTEAIKLIRRGVVAYSSVL; encoded by the coding sequence ATGTCCTCCAACACCGGGCCTACTTCCGCCGGACCGTCCGCGGCCGGCTCCCAAAACTTCGAAGAACTCTCACCGGCCGAGCGGTACCGTGCCAGTGCCGAACGCAGGGCGGAAGCAGCCACCTACCTGGGCGCCTTCATCCGGACCCTCGACTTCGAGCTCGACGACTTCCAGCGGCAGTCCTGCCGTTCCCTGCAGGAGGGCAGGGGCGTGCTGGTGGCGGCGCCCACCGGGGCAGGCAAAACCATCGTGGGTGAGTTTGCCATCTACCTCGCCCTGCAGCGGGGCCTGAAGGCCTTCTACACCACACCCATCAAGGCCCTCAGCAACCAGAAGTTCACCGAACTCTCCGAGAAGTACGGTGCGGACAAAGTAGGCCTGCTCACCGGCGACACAAGCATCAACGGTGACGCGCCCGTCGTCGTGATGACCACCGAAGTCCTCCGGAACATGCTGTACGCGGACTCCGCGACCCTGGACGATCTGGGCTACGTGGTCATGGACGAGGTCCACTATCTGGCCGACCGCTTCCGCGGCGCAGTCTGGGAGGAAGTCATCATCCACCTGCCCAGTGAGGTGCAGGTGGTCTCGCTCAGCGCCACCGTCTCCAACGCCGAGGAGTTCGGCGCGTGGCTGGACACCGTCCGCGGCGACACGGACATCATTGTCTCCGAGCACCGGCCGGTGCCCCTCTGGCAGCACGTGATGGTGGGGCGGCAGATCATGGATCTGTTCGCCGGTGAAACCACCTTCGACGAAATCGCCCCTCCTGTAGAGGAGGGTGAGACGCAACCGGTCTCGTCCGCGGAGAGCTCCAAGGGACGCGGCTTCGAGGTCAATCCCGACCTCCTGGCAGTGGCGCGCAGTGAAAGCCAGCAAAGCTTCCGCGGGCGTCCGGGCGGACCTGGCGGACGGGGCCAGCGCAGCAGGCGCGGCAATGACCGCCCCGGCCGCCTCGGCGACGACCGGGGGATCCGTCCGGCCAGCCGGCCACAGGTCATTGCGAGCCTGGACCGCATGGACCTGCTGCCCGCCATCACCTTCATCTTTTCCCGGGCGGGCTGTGACGCTGCGGTTGCGCAGTGCGTGGGATCCGGGCTGTGGCTCACCACGGAGAAGGAGCAGCGCATCATCGCCCAGCGCGTGGACGAAGCCGGGCACGACATTCCGCCGGACGACCTGGACGTCCTGGGGTTCTGGACTTGGCGGGACGGACTGATCCGAGGCTTTGCGGCACATCACGCCGGCATGCTGCCCACCTTCAAGGAAGTGGTGGAAAAGCTCTTCGCAGACGGCCTGGTCAAGGCGGTTTTTGCCACGGAGACCCTGGCGCTCGGGGTCAATATGCCGGCCCGGTCGGTGGTGCTGGAGAAGCTGGACAAGTTCAACGGTGAAGCCCACGTGGACATCACGGCAGGGGAGTACACCCAGCTGACGGGACGCGCCGGCCGCCGCGGGATCGACGTCGAAGGCCACGCCGTGGTGCTCTGGCAGCCGGGCACGGACCCGACGGCGGTGGCAGGCCTGGCCTCCAGGCGCACCTACCCGTTGAACTCGAGCTTCCGGCCCACGTACAACATGAGCATCAACCTCCTGGCCCAGTTCGGCCGGGCCAGGGCGCGCGAGATCCTTGAATCATCCTTTGCCCAGTTCCAGGCGGACCGTTCCGTGGTGGGGCTCGCCAGGCAGGTGCGCAGCCGGGAAGAGTCGCTGGCCGGGTACGCCAAGTCGATGACGTGCCACCTTGGTGACTTCACCGAGTACGCACGGCTGAGGCGGGAGCTCTCCGACGCGGAAAATGCCACGTCCAAGACCAGGTCCCGTGCGCGCAAGTCCCTGAACGACGATTCACTGGCGCGGCTTCTCCCAGGAGACGTGGTGGACGTCCCCGGCGGCCGCGCGCCGGGCCCTGCGATCGTCCTCAGCTCTGACCACAGCAGCCGTGAGCCGCGGCCTGCCGTCCTCACCCTGGACAACCAGCTGCGGAGGATCGGAACGGATGACCTGGAAGGCCCCATTGCGCCCGTAACGCGTATCCGCATTCCCAAGTCCTTCAACGCAAAGGTCCCCAAGTCCCGGCGCGACCTCGCCTCGTCGGCACGGAACGCGCTGCGGGAAAACCGGCCGCCCGCCCCCGGGAACAACCGCAACCATGACTTCGGCCTCGCCACCACCCTGCCGAACCAGGAGAAGCGCATCGCGGACCTGCGCCGTGCCCTCCGTGCACACCCCTGCCACGGGTGCAGTGAACGGGAGGACCATGCTCGCTGGTCTGAGCGCTGGTGGAAGCTGCGGCGCGAGACGGACGGACTGGTCCGGCAGATCCAGGGGCGTACGAATACGATCGCCAAGACCTTCGACCGGGTGTGCGATGTCCTGTCCGCCTACGGTTACCTGGAACCGGCGGCAGACGGCCGCCTGTCCATCAGTCCTGACGGGCAGCGGCTTCGCCGGATCTACGGTGAAAAAGACCTGCTGATCTCCCAGTCGTTGCGGCTGGGCGCGTTTGATGACCTCGATGCTGCCGAAGTTGCGGCGCTGGCCAGCGTGCTGGTGTACCAGGCCAAACGTGAGGACCGCGGGCTGCGTCCCAGGATGCCCAGTGTTTCCCTGGAAACGTCGGTGGATATCGTCGTCCGCGAGTGGTCCGCCCTGGAGGACGTGGAGGAGGAAAACAAGCTTCCGCTGACCGGCGAACCTGAGCTGGGGCTCATCTGGCCTGTCTACAAGTGGGCACGCGGCCGCCACCTCCAGGATGTCCTCAGCGGCACGGACCTGGCTGCCGGAGACTTCGTGCGCTGGGTGAAGCAGGTGGTGGACCTGCTGGACCAGCTCGCAAAGATTCCCGGACTTGATCCCCGCCTGGCCAGGCTCTGCACCGAGGCCATCAAGCTGATCCGCCGTGGTGTCGTGGCTTATTCCTCGGTCCTCTAG
- a CDS encoding amidohydrolase, with protein sequence MSESEPLPAARPTPILYRNGSVYTAADPFATAMLVDGDTVAWVGSEQAASSIADSSMEIIDLRGALVAPGFVDSHLHLTETGIALDSLQLAGIRSARELLDAVAAVPGSGPVLGHGWDETTWADGTLPTAGELERASAGRPVYLARVDVHSALVSESLAGAAGVRGLDGYDGGATVRRAAHTAARQATRRLPDEALRRHQARALSEAAANGYVAVAEMGAPHIGGLEDLRLAAGWNSSPGGVPEVLPYWGELATSEDHARSILEQLGSGVRGLAGDLNIDGSVGSRTAALRAAYTDSPGEQGSLYLSVEEAAAHLAACSLAGVQGGFHVIGDAGLDAALQALERAAAEVGEQRVRAAGHRFEHVEMLDAAAVETLARYSVTVSAQPAFDAAWGGPGGLYEQRLGERSSSMNPFATLYSAGVPVCFGSDSPVTPLRPWSSVRACVEHHNQDQRISARAAFLGHTRAGWRAARYPNPMAGQLVPGAPASFAVWEVEELMVQVADGRVQSWSTDPRARTPLLPALDTGADPVCLQTVRDGSELYASPALRS encoded by the coding sequence ATGTCCGAGTCTGAACCGCTGCCCGCCGCCCGCCCCACCCCAATCCTTTACCGCAACGGCTCGGTCTACACAGCCGCAGATCCGTTTGCCACCGCCATGCTGGTGGACGGCGACACCGTCGCGTGGGTGGGATCCGAGCAGGCGGCCTCGTCCATCGCTGACAGCTCGATGGAGATCATCGATCTTCGGGGAGCCCTGGTGGCACCAGGATTCGTGGACTCGCACCTGCACCTGACGGAAACGGGCATCGCCCTGGATTCCCTCCAGCTGGCAGGGATCCGGTCGGCGAGGGAACTGCTCGACGCTGTGGCAGCAGTTCCCGGCAGCGGTCCGGTCCTGGGCCATGGCTGGGATGAAACCACCTGGGCTGATGGCACCCTGCCCACAGCCGGTGAACTGGAGCGGGCTTCGGCCGGGCGGCCGGTGTACCTGGCAAGGGTGGACGTGCATTCGGCGTTGGTTTCCGAGTCCCTGGCTGGTGCGGCAGGGGTCCGCGGGTTGGACGGGTACGACGGCGGCGCCACGGTCCGGCGGGCTGCGCACACGGCTGCGCGGCAGGCAACGCGCCGGCTTCCGGACGAAGCATTGCGGCGCCACCAAGCACGTGCACTGTCCGAAGCTGCCGCGAACGGCTACGTGGCAGTGGCGGAGATGGGGGCGCCCCATATTGGCGGCCTTGAGGACCTGCGGCTGGCGGCAGGATGGAACAGCAGCCCGGGAGGTGTGCCCGAAGTTCTTCCCTACTGGGGTGAATTGGCAACCTCTGAAGACCATGCCCGCAGCATCCTTGAGCAGCTTGGGTCCGGCGTGCGGGGCCTTGCCGGCGACCTGAACATCGATGGCTCGGTGGGATCCCGGACCGCTGCCCTGCGCGCCGCATACACGGACTCGCCCGGCGAGCAGGGAAGCCTGTACCTCAGCGTGGAAGAGGCCGCGGCGCACCTGGCCGCGTGTTCCCTTGCCGGTGTCCAAGGCGGGTTCCACGTCATTGGCGACGCTGGGCTCGATGCCGCCCTGCAGGCCTTGGAGCGTGCGGCCGCGGAAGTGGGGGAGCAGCGGGTCCGCGCCGCAGGCCACCGCTTTGAGCATGTGGAGATGCTGGATGCGGCGGCGGTGGAAACTCTGGCCCGCTACTCGGTAACCGTCAGTGCCCAGCCTGCATTCGATGCTGCCTGGGGTGGACCGGGAGGCCTCTATGAGCAAAGGCTGGGGGAACGCAGCAGTTCCATGAACCCGTTCGCCACCCTTTACTCAGCCGGTGTGCCCGTTTGCTTCGGCAGTGACAGCCCGGTGACCCCCTTGCGTCCATGGTCAAGCGTCAGGGCGTGCGTGGAACACCACAACCAGGACCAGCGGATTTCCGCCCGGGCGGCTTTCCTGGGCCACACCCGTGCCGGCTGGCGTGCCGCCAGGTACCCCAACCCCATGGCGGGGCAGCTTGTGCCGGGCGCCCCTGCCAGTTTTGCCGTTTGGGAGGTCGAAGAACTGATGGTCCAAGTGGCGGACGGCCGGGTCCAGTCCTGGAGCACCGACCCCAGGGCCCGGACGCCGCTGCTGCCGGCACTGGACACGGGTGCCGATCCGGTGTGCCTCCAGACCGTCCGGGACGGGAGCGAACTTTACGCAAGCCCCGCCCTTCGGTCCTGA
- a CDS encoding polyprenol monophosphomannose synthase, with protein MRVLTIIPTYNELESLPRTLQRLRAAVPASDVLVVDDNSPDGTGQLADRFAADDAQVHVLHRKGKEGLGAAYIAGFRWGLDAGYDILVEMDADGSHQPEQLPQLLEAVEQGADLAMGSRWVPGGKVVNWPLYRQAISRVGSTYARLMLGLKIKDVTGGYRAFRRTTLEKLNLDQVDSVGYGFQVDLAFRVARMGLRIEERPITFVERELGASKMSGNIVVEAMVNVTKWGLQARWNTLMRKAPRGKAQ; from the coding sequence GTGCGCGTCCTCACCATCATTCCCACCTACAACGAACTGGAATCGCTGCCCAGGACCCTTCAGCGGCTTCGCGCGGCAGTCCCGGCGTCGGACGTTCTGGTGGTGGACGACAACAGCCCTGACGGCACCGGCCAGCTTGCGGACCGTTTTGCTGCAGACGATGCCCAGGTCCACGTACTGCACCGCAAGGGCAAGGAAGGGCTGGGAGCAGCCTACATCGCCGGATTCCGGTGGGGCCTGGACGCCGGCTACGACATCCTGGTTGAGATGGACGCGGACGGTTCCCACCAGCCCGAGCAGCTTCCCCAACTCCTGGAAGCCGTTGAACAGGGCGCTGACCTGGCCATGGGCTCCCGCTGGGTTCCCGGCGGCAAGGTGGTCAACTGGCCCCTGTACCGCCAGGCGATCTCCCGGGTGGGAAGCACGTACGCGCGCCTCATGCTCGGCCTGAAGATCAAGGACGTCACCGGCGGCTACCGCGCCTTCCGCAGGACCACGCTCGAAAAGCTCAACCTGGACCAGGTGGATTCCGTTGGCTACGGTTTCCAGGTTGACCTCGCCTTCCGGGTGGCCCGGATGGGGCTGCGCATCGAGGAACGGCCCATCACCTTCGTGGAGCGCGAACTCGGTGCCTCAAAGATGAGCGGCAACATCGTGGTGGAAGCAATGGTCAACGTCACCAAGTGGGGCCTGCAAGCACGCTGGAACACGTTGATGCGCAAGGCGCCGCGCGGGAAGGCGCAGTAG
- a CDS encoding RNA polymerase-binding protein RbpA: MSDRSLRGMRLGAQSMETESGVEPAPRQRVEYRCEDGEQVFVTFSSEAEIPPVWVSKTGKEALLVDGERPDTSNDKAVRTHWDMLLERRSLPELEQILEDRLTILRERRGERRSA; this comes from the coding sequence ATGAGCGATCGCAGCCTGCGGGGCATGCGCCTTGGCGCGCAGAGCATGGAGACAGAGTCCGGAGTCGAGCCGGCTCCGCGCCAGCGCGTCGAGTACCGGTGCGAGGACGGCGAACAGGTCTTCGTCACTTTCTCCTCCGAAGCGGAAATTCCCCCGGTCTGGGTTTCCAAGACCGGCAAGGAAGCCCTCCTGGTTGACGGCGAACGCCCTGACACCAGCAACGACAAAGCGGTCCGCACCCACTGGGACATGCTCCTGGAACGCCGCTCACTGCCGGAACTGGAGCAGATCCTTGAGGACCGGCTGACCATCCTGCGCGAACGCCGCGGAGAACGCCGCTCCGCCTAA
- a CDS encoding SPFH domain-containing protein, with protein MDNAGGTALAIVLVVLIVFVIIVLVRAVRIIPQARAGVVERLGKYQRTLNPGLTILIPFVDRLLPLLDLREQVVSFPPQPVITEDNLVVSIDTVVYFQVTDPRAATYEIANYIQAVEQLTTTTLRNVVGGLNLEEALTSRDQINGQLRGVLDEATGRWGIRVSRVELKAIDPPHSIQDSMEKQMRAERDRRAAILTAEGTKQSAILTAEGQRQASILAAEGDAKAAILRADGEAQAIQKVFDAIHRGNPDQKLLAYQYLQTLPKLAEGSSNKLWIIPSEVGEALKGIGSALGGTNPETGKGLFDEAGAEPSEPRPVRAAGPAE; from the coding sequence ATGGATAACGCAGGAGGAACCGCACTGGCCATTGTGCTGGTGGTCCTGATCGTGTTTGTGATTATCGTCCTGGTGCGGGCAGTGAGGATCATTCCGCAGGCGCGGGCAGGAGTGGTGGAACGGCTGGGCAAGTACCAGCGCACGCTCAATCCGGGACTGACCATCCTGATTCCTTTCGTGGACCGGCTGCTGCCGTTGCTTGACCTCCGTGAGCAGGTTGTGTCCTTCCCGCCGCAACCGGTCATCACCGAGGACAACCTGGTGGTCTCCATCGACACCGTGGTCTACTTCCAGGTCACGGACCCGCGCGCCGCAACGTATGAGATCGCCAACTACATCCAGGCCGTCGAGCAGCTGACAACCACCACGCTTCGCAACGTGGTGGGCGGCCTGAACCTGGAGGAGGCACTGACCTCCCGCGACCAGATCAACGGCCAGCTCCGCGGCGTCCTGGACGAGGCCACCGGCCGCTGGGGCATCCGCGTTTCCCGCGTGGAGCTCAAAGCCATCGATCCGCCGCACTCCATCCAGGATTCGATGGAAAAGCAGATGCGGGCGGAGCGTGACCGCCGGGCGGCCATCCTCACCGCGGAGGGAACCAAGCAGTCCGCCATCCTCACGGCTGAAGGACAGCGGCAGGCCTCCATCCTCGCGGCTGAAGGCGACGCCAAGGCAGCCATCCTCCGTGCCGACGGCGAGGCCCAGGCCATCCAAAAGGTCTTTGACGCCATCCACCGCGGGAACCCGGACCAGAAGCTGCTGGCCTACCAGTACCTGCAGACGCTGCCCAAGCTCGCGGAGGGTTCATCCAACAAGCTGTGGATCATCCCCAGCGAGGTGGGCGAGGCGCTCAAGGGAATCGGCAGTGCCTTGGGCGGGACCAACCCGGAAACCGGCAAGGGCCTCTTTGATGAAGCCGGAGCGGAACCGTCCGAGCCGCGGCCTGTCCGGGCTGCCGGCCCGGCTGAATAG
- a CDS encoding NfeD family protein: protein MFEWLGENWWAVWLTAFLAFAVVEMITLDLFFIMLGGGALAALVADFAGADAWLQIVVFCVVSLLMIAFVRPVALSHLKKGPSEQRTNVDRLIGEQAVVMEPVTSDGGLVKIGGDIWSARSAAGVLPAGQKVVVAAIDGATAVVSAAPDADRKS, encoded by the coding sequence GTGTTCGAATGGTTGGGCGAGAACTGGTGGGCAGTGTGGCTCACCGCTTTCCTCGCCTTCGCAGTGGTCGAGATGATCACGCTCGACCTTTTCTTCATCATGCTCGGCGGAGGCGCCCTTGCCGCCCTCGTGGCTGATTTTGCCGGCGCCGACGCGTGGCTGCAGATCGTGGTCTTCTGTGTCGTCTCCCTGCTCATGATCGCCTTTGTCCGCCCGGTTGCGCTGTCCCACCTCAAGAAAGGTCCCTCTGAGCAGCGGACCAACGTGGACCGGCTGATCGGAGAACAGGCCGTGGTCATGGAACCGGTGACCTCGGATGGCGGGCTGGTCAAGATCGGCGGGGATATCTGGAGCGCCCGTTCGGCTGCCGGGGTCCTGCCCGCCGGGCAGAAAGTCGTTGTAGCCGCGATAGATGGAGCCACCGCCGTAGTGTCGGCAGCGCCGGACGCCGACCGCAAGTCCTGA
- a CDS encoding methyltransferase domain-containing protein: MPSTPGLSLLCPVCSDQLQLQEPPAPGQGRLACSSSHSFDAARQGYYNLLVGKGTAFEADTAEMVEARFNFLAAGHYRPLADAVAAAVVPLLSGDPAVVLDSGTGTGHYLRTLLDAAAAGRRNVAAVGLDISKFALRRAARLNPEAVNLVCDVWQPLPVADNSVDAITVIFAPRNAPEFSRVLRPTGRLVVVTPRSGHLASIAALTGMLGIEEGKDDRLTSSMAPYFEVEDTHHVDFRLALTHKEAADAAFMGPAGHHFDRQAIAARLADQPGIIESEARFRLTLFRHAAPGLL; encoded by the coding sequence ATGCCCTCCACCCCCGGCCTTTCGCTGCTGTGCCCTGTCTGCTCCGATCAGTTGCAGTTGCAGGAGCCACCGGCCCCGGGCCAGGGCCGGCTGGCATGCAGTTCCAGCCACAGTTTCGATGCGGCCCGGCAGGGCTACTACAACCTGCTCGTGGGAAAAGGCACAGCCTTCGAGGCCGACACGGCCGAGATGGTGGAAGCGCGCTTCAACTTCCTGGCGGCCGGGCACTACCGGCCGCTGGCAGACGCCGTGGCGGCCGCCGTCGTTCCCCTGCTCTCCGGGGATCCCGCCGTCGTCCTGGATTCGGGAACCGGGACCGGGCACTACCTTCGCACGCTGCTGGATGCTGCAGCGGCGGGGCGGCGGAACGTGGCGGCCGTGGGGCTGGACATCTCGAAATTCGCCCTGCGGCGGGCTGCCCGCCTTAACCCCGAGGCAGTGAACCTGGTCTGTGACGTCTGGCAGCCCCTGCCGGTGGCGGACAACTCCGTGGACGCCATCACCGTCATTTTTGCCCCCCGGAACGCACCGGAGTTCTCGCGCGTCCTGCGGCCGACCGGGAGGCTGGTGGTAGTGACCCCGCGTTCGGGACATCTGGCCTCCATCGCAGCGCTCACGGGCATGCTCGGGATCGAGGAAGGCAAGGACGACCGTCTCACCTCGTCCATGGCGCCCTACTTCGAGGTGGAGGACACCCACCACGTTGACTTCCGCCTCGCACTGACGCACAAAGAAGCAGCAGATGCGGCCTTTATGGGCCCCGCCGGCCACCACTTTGACCGCCAGGCCATCGCCGCCCGGCTGGCGGACCAACCCGGGATCATCGAATCCGAAGCCAGGTTCCGGCTCACGCTCTTCCGCCATGCCGCGCCCGGCCTTCTGTAA
- a CDS encoding peptide deformylase, protein MSHTPPETTLSSEQITELVERILSAGTLPPIVQAGHPALRQRAAAYDGQLSAVQLDGLISLMREVMHEAPGVGLAAPQLGIPLQIAVVEDQYDVDPEAAALRKRSPLEFLAIVNPRYTPLGTDMASFYEGCLSLNGLQAVVARPEKVLLEFQAPDGSGVQREFEGWQARIVQHETDHLNGVLYVDRAQLRSLSSNAEYAAHWAGPGIGKASEGLGFDAGPAGISVR, encoded by the coding sequence ATGAGCCACACCCCGCCTGAAACCACCCTCAGCAGTGAACAGATCACGGAGTTGGTGGAACGGATCCTCTCCGCCGGCACCCTGCCGCCCATTGTGCAGGCGGGCCACCCGGCCCTCCGCCAGCGGGCCGCCGCCTATGACGGGCAGCTCTCTGCAGTGCAGCTGGACGGTCTCATATCCCTGATGCGGGAGGTCATGCATGAAGCCCCGGGCGTGGGACTGGCGGCGCCGCAGCTCGGCATCCCGCTCCAAATCGCGGTGGTTGAGGACCAGTACGATGTGGATCCTGAAGCGGCGGCCCTGCGCAAGCGGAGCCCCCTGGAGTTCCTGGCCATCGTGAACCCGCGGTACACGCCGCTGGGAACGGACATGGCCTCCTTTTATGAGGGGTGCCTGTCACTGAACGGGCTGCAGGCCGTGGTGGCCAGGCCGGAGAAAGTCCTGCTGGAGTTCCAGGCACCCGATGGCTCAGGAGTGCAGCGGGAATTCGAGGGCTGGCAGGCAAGGATCGTCCAGCACGAGACTGACCACCTGAACGGTGTCCTGTACGTGGACCGCGCGCAGCTCCGATCACTGAGCAGCAACGCAGAGTACGCAGCCCACTGGGCCGGGCCCGGCATCGGCAAGGCCAGTGAGGGGTTGGGATTCGACGCCGGCCCTGCCGGTATCAGCGTCCGCTGA
- a CDS encoding nuclear transport factor 2 family protein, which yields MAEYPTKTTTPLDCVLGFIRVLEAGGGAAGIRPYLADSFELVEAPHLLAPEGSKRSLSSVLAGADQSRQVVANQQFSITRTTCEGGRVVVEADWSATVLMDLPYWDKGERIRARTSSVFVVSNGRIISQDSYDCYYRT from the coding sequence ATGGCTGAATACCCCACCAAAACAACCACCCCCCTAGACTGCGTCCTCGGGTTTATCCGTGTGCTGGAAGCGGGTGGAGGTGCCGCCGGCATCAGGCCCTACCTGGCTGATTCGTTCGAGCTGGTGGAAGCTCCGCACCTCCTGGCCCCGGAGGGTTCCAAGCGGTCGCTCTCCTCGGTCCTGGCAGGTGCGGACCAAAGCCGTCAGGTGGTGGCGAACCAGCAATTCAGCATCACGCGGACAACCTGCGAAGGCGGCAGGGTGGTTGTGGAGGCGGACTGGTCCGCCACCGTCCTGATGGACCTCCCGTACTGGGACAAGGGGGAACGGATCCGGGCCAGGACATCCTCGGTTTTCGTGGTCAGCAACGGCAGGATCATCAGCCAGGACAGTTACGACTGCTACTACCGGACGTGA